The following are encoded in a window of Roseimicrobium gellanilyticum genomic DNA:
- a CDS encoding sigma-70 family RNA polymerase sigma factor: MAEPTVKPASTPEKVSSSPQTRKTLIEKLDNWSDWSSWDEFYRTYSGFVWHVARKSGLSDDEANDVVQETFIGVAKNLQKKKFDTSQGSFKSFLLNQARWRILDQFRRRKKQYEREANIHFDEDEERRTAPIDRCADPQGVTLEKLWDKEWQDQVMELALRRVRSLVSPRQFQIFSCYVLKGWSPERVKEELGVNAAQVYLAKHRVGRILKREAERLSEEAGH; this comes from the coding sequence ATGGCCGAACCCACCGTCAAGCCCGCGAGCACTCCGGAGAAAGTCAGCAGTTCTCCCCAGACGCGCAAAACCCTCATCGAGAAGCTGGACAACTGGTCCGACTGGTCCAGCTGGGATGAATTCTACCGCACCTACTCGGGCTTCGTCTGGCATGTGGCACGGAAGTCCGGTCTGAGCGATGACGAGGCCAATGACGTGGTCCAGGAGACCTTCATCGGGGTGGCGAAGAACCTGCAGAAGAAGAAGTTCGACACCAGCCAGGGCTCCTTCAAAAGCTTCCTTCTCAATCAGGCGCGCTGGCGCATCCTTGATCAGTTCCGCCGGCGGAAGAAGCAATACGAGCGCGAGGCGAACATCCACTTCGATGAGGATGAGGAGCGCCGCACTGCGCCCATTGATCGCTGCGCCGATCCCCAGGGGGTGACTTTGGAAAAGCTCTGGGACAAGGAGTGGCAGGATCAGGTGATGGAGCTCGCTCTCCGCCGTGTGCGTTCGCTGGTCTCGCCAAGGCAGTTTCAAATTTTCTCCTGCTATGTGCTCAAGGGCTGGAGTCCCGAGCGTGTCAAAGAGGAACTCGGCGTGAACGCCGCGCAGGTGTACCTCGCGAAGCACCGTGTGGGCCGCATCTTGAAGCGCGAAGCGGAGCGCCTTTCTGAAGAGGCGGGCCACTGA
- a CDS encoding TolC family protein, which produces MTKKTASLHAFLGLSLAALPLASCSPSYMRKSADREVKGALFSKLVTVPNAGTGLLDITPPAPLSLAELSKAGSGPDFLGDRAQLEKNARVLPLSEALKMAVTHNRDYRNEKELLFLEALDLTLVRHEFAPIFTATGEAGTLRQIDPVISTLREPNPAYPAAAAAAAAATAANNAAAAATGKPAPAAVTTAVPQFLERQITTLVTENTFTATGNVGVSVLTRTGARIAADFTTDFLRFLTGSGPSVSNSSLAVTLTQPLLRGAGYRATMENLTQAERNLLYSIRDFTQYRKTFTVDITSRYYRTLEARDAARNGYLAYRAFEAILESERALGEEGRRTNSQLGLIEQAALRYKRLWIAAVRVYEQQLDDLKIALGIPVEEKVILDDKELSKLSLEDPEMTMDDTIKTALVTRLDLYNQRNTLEDSERKIKVASQNLLPQLDIGARYEVLGTKDNDKLDLNFDRTRLTGTGVVDLRLDKKADRNNYRAALISQQRSARVLDLAEENVRNAIRTNWRDLDTARKQYDIAQTGVDLSARRLEEEELLRSLGRGTARDLIDAQQDLIEARNALTAALISHTLARLRLWRDMGILYIQKDGSWIRVLNQEAKLAADE; this is translated from the coding sequence ATGACAAAAAAAACCGCCTCCCTGCATGCCTTTCTTGGACTGAGCCTCGCCGCTTTGCCGCTGGCCTCGTGCTCACCCAGTTACATGCGGAAGTCCGCCGACCGTGAGGTGAAGGGAGCTCTCTTTTCCAAGCTCGTCACCGTGCCCAATGCTGGCACCGGACTTCTGGACATCACCCCGCCAGCGCCTCTCTCCCTGGCAGAGCTGAGCAAGGCTGGCAGCGGTCCCGACTTCCTGGGCGATCGCGCTCAGCTTGAGAAGAATGCACGTGTCCTTCCCCTTTCCGAGGCCCTCAAAATGGCGGTCACTCACAACCGTGACTACCGCAATGAGAAGGAACTGCTGTTCCTTGAGGCACTTGACCTGACCCTGGTCCGCCACGAGTTCGCCCCCATCTTCACGGCCACCGGTGAGGCCGGTACCCTGCGGCAAATCGACCCGGTCATTTCGACCCTCCGCGAGCCGAATCCAGCCTACCCTGCCGCCGCAGCAGCAGCGGCCGCAGCCACAGCCGCCAACAACGCAGCAGCCGCAGCAACCGGCAAACCCGCTCCTGCTGCCGTGACCACAGCGGTTCCGCAATTCCTTGAGCGTCAAATCACCACGCTGGTCACAGAGAACACCTTCACCGCCACTGGGAATGTGGGCGTCAGTGTCCTCACCCGTACCGGCGCCCGGATCGCGGCGGATTTCACCACGGATTTCCTCCGGTTCCTGACCGGCAGCGGCCCCAGCGTGAGCAACTCCTCCCTGGCTGTGACCCTCACCCAGCCCCTCCTCCGTGGGGCGGGCTACCGGGCCACCATGGAGAACCTCACCCAGGCGGAACGGAACCTCCTGTACTCCATCCGTGACTTTACCCAGTATCGCAAAACCTTCACGGTCGACATCACCTCCCGCTATTACCGCACCTTGGAGGCGCGCGATGCCGCCAGGAACGGTTACCTCGCCTACCGGGCCTTCGAGGCCATCTTGGAGAGCGAGCGAGCCTTGGGTGAAGAAGGCCGCCGCACCAACTCCCAGCTCGGCCTCATCGAGCAGGCCGCCCTCAGGTACAAGCGGTTGTGGATTGCCGCTGTGCGCGTGTACGAGCAGCAACTCGACGACCTGAAAATCGCGCTCGGCATCCCCGTCGAAGAGAAAGTCATCCTCGATGACAAGGAGTTGTCCAAGCTCTCCCTGGAAGATCCCGAAATGACCATGGACGACACCATCAAGACCGCCCTGGTCACGCGGTTGGACCTTTATAACCAAAGAAATACGCTCGAAGATTCGGAACGCAAAATCAAAGTCGCCTCCCAAAACCTTCTGCCCCAGCTGGATATCGGCGCCCGCTATGAGGTGCTGGGCACGAAAGACAACGACAAGCTGGACCTGAACTTTGACCGCACGCGCCTCACTGGCACGGGCGTGGTGGACCTCCGACTGGACAAGAAGGCCGACCGCAACAACTACCGCGCCGCCCTCATCTCCCAACAGCGCTCCGCCCGCGTGCTCGACCTGGCCGAGGAGAACGTGCGCAACGCCATCCGCACCAACTGGCGCGACCTGGACACGGCGAGAAAGCAGTATGACATCGCCCAGACGGGGGTGGACCTGAGCGCCCGCCGGCTGGAGGAGGAAGAACTGCTGCGCAGCCTCGGCCGCGGCACCGCCCGTGACCTTATTGATGCCCAGCAGGACCTGATTGAGGCGAGAAACGCGCTCACGGCAGCGTTGATTTCTCATACCCTGGCACGTCTCCGCCTCTGGAGAGACATGGGGATTCTATACATTCAGAAAGACGGCTCATGGATACGCGTATTGAACCAGGAAGCAAAATTGGCTGCCGATGAGTAA
- a CDS encoding efflux RND transporter periplasmic adaptor subunit: MSKLFRSKFGLVTLATVAVAIVVWFVNRNAGASAAEVPLISVQKGNLQINVLQGGEIRALQNYEVKSEIELPTKILSLIPEGYRITEEDVKNGKVLIELDSADLRDRITNHEIEFQTTVSAFIDADENRAIQTSDNQSLARDAEQAMRFALMDFERYMGKEVAQAVLKARRIPANQEELDRHVGKLNEARPRVLNLDDKKEVAPAKPMEDPLAIKDEKDDKTAETEEDAEAAKKKAAEATDPPRIDFLSFLTNDQLGDGEAQQKLRQLSNDLLLRQSELGIAKQNIEASTRLAAKEFITKTTLENDQVNFDKANLAVHAATTQLDLFKKYEFPKQAELFLSAYQEALTKLQRTLRANRSRMAQAESRFQTAKRRYEVELTRREDMERQLKACIIKAPVPGLVAYGSHSGSAKFSNDTIEEGAGVRFRQTLLTIPNMSAMSVAVSIHESQVKKVRLGQPCRITVDAEPGKTLTGNLREMAVLPDSSSSRFTPNLKLYPAVVHVDGTHDWLKPGMNAKVEIIVNELDDVLFVPVQSIEVENDHFFTYVKQGSSLERREVKTGSFNDEFIEIRSGLTHEDQVALAIPKRQTLDNNGASSPSPTAPKKEKAKEPAAEAAPAKKIAAAS, encoded by the coding sequence ATGAGTAAGTTATTTCGCAGCAAGTTTGGACTCGTGACGCTGGCCACTGTGGCCGTAGCGATCGTCGTGTGGTTTGTAAACCGGAACGCCGGAGCCAGCGCGGCCGAGGTACCGCTCATTTCCGTGCAAAAAGGCAACCTGCAGATCAACGTACTGCAGGGCGGGGAAATCCGCGCCTTGCAGAACTACGAGGTGAAGTCGGAGATTGAGCTCCCCACGAAGATCCTGAGCCTCATCCCGGAAGGCTACCGCATCACCGAGGAAGATGTGAAAAATGGCAAGGTGCTCATCGAACTCGACAGCGCCGATCTCAGGGACCGCATCACCAATCACGAGATCGAATTCCAGACCACCGTCTCGGCGTTCATTGATGCGGATGAGAACCGCGCCATCCAGACCAGCGACAACCAGAGCCTCGCAAGGGATGCCGAGCAGGCCATGCGTTTCGCACTGATGGACTTTGAGCGCTATATGGGCAAGGAAGTGGCCCAGGCCGTGCTGAAGGCGCGCCGCATTCCCGCCAACCAGGAAGAATTGGATCGCCATGTGGGCAAGCTCAATGAAGCCCGTCCACGCGTGCTGAACCTGGACGACAAGAAGGAAGTGGCGCCCGCCAAGCCCATGGAAGACCCTCTCGCCATCAAGGATGAGAAGGATGACAAGACAGCGGAAACCGAAGAAGATGCCGAGGCAGCAAAGAAAAAGGCGGCAGAAGCGACGGATCCTCCCCGCATCGATTTCCTTTCCTTTCTGACCAACGATCAGCTTGGAGACGGCGAGGCCCAGCAAAAGCTCCGCCAGCTCAGCAATGACCTGCTCCTGCGCCAGTCGGAACTCGGCATCGCGAAGCAGAACATCGAGGCCAGCACGCGCCTCGCAGCGAAGGAGTTCATCACGAAGACGACCTTGGAAAACGATCAGGTGAACTTCGACAAGGCCAACCTGGCAGTGCATGCTGCCACCACCCAGCTCGACCTCTTCAAGAAGTATGAATTCCCCAAGCAGGCGGAGCTCTTCCTCAGCGCCTACCAGGAAGCGTTGACCAAGCTGCAACGCACTCTTCGTGCAAACCGCTCCCGCATGGCGCAGGCGGAGTCCCGCTTCCAGACCGCGAAGCGCCGCTATGAAGTAGAGCTCACCCGCCGCGAAGACATGGAGCGCCAGCTCAAGGCTTGCATCATCAAGGCCCCGGTCCCCGGACTGGTGGCCTACGGATCCCATTCGGGCTCCGCGAAGTTCTCCAACGACACGATTGAGGAAGGGGCTGGTGTCCGGTTCCGCCAGACGCTGCTCACCATTCCAAACATGTCCGCCATGAGCGTGGCGGTGAGCATTCACGAATCCCAGGTGAAGAAGGTGCGCCTCGGCCAGCCCTGCCGCATCACCGTCGATGCCGAGCCCGGCAAGACCCTCACCGGCAACCTACGTGAGATGGCCGTGCTGCCGGACTCCAGCAGCTCACGATTCACACCGAACCTCAAGCTCTATCCTGCGGTCGTACACGTGGATGGCACGCATGACTGGCTGAAGCCGGGCATGAACGCCAAGGTGGAGATCATCGTGAACGAGCTGGATGACGTGCTCTTCGTCCCCGTGCAAAGCATCGAGGTGGAGAATGACCACTTCTTCACCTATGTGAAGCAGGGCAGCTCCCTGGAGCGTCGTGAGGTGAAGACCGGCTCCTTCAATGATGAGTTCATTGAGATTCGCAGTGGTCTCACGCACGAAGACCAGGTGGCCCTGGCCATTCCGAAGCGTCAGACTCTCGACAACAACGGCGCCAGCTCTCCAAGCCCGACCGCTCCCAAGAAGGAAAAGGCCAAGGAGCCGGCGGCAGAGGCTGCCCCTGCCAAGAAGATCGCGGCCGCAAGCTGA
- a CDS encoding ABC transporter ATP-binding protein → MQPIIELRNIRKVYRQGEFETVVLQGINITINPGEYVCIMGPSGCGKSTLLNVLGCLDQPSSGQYLLGGEDVAILNDDDLSKARCRNLGFIFQSYNLIQQLTVVENIEVPLYYKGVQEQESRAIAEKLAGQVGLAHRLHHKPNELSGGQQQRVAIARALANDPLMILADEATGNLDSKSGKEILDIFDDLNCAGKTMVFVTHDERMVQRCTRVIRLKDGLVEKDEPGAAAARLIASGGKQGTSVVTKFPVSEAAPGEEHMHLPAPALAT, encoded by the coding sequence ATGCAGCCCATCATCGAACTGCGAAACATCCGTAAAGTTTACCGGCAGGGTGAATTTGAAACGGTGGTTCTGCAGGGCATCAACATCACCATCAACCCCGGTGAGTATGTCTGCATCATGGGCCCGTCAGGTTGCGGCAAATCCACGCTGCTGAATGTGCTGGGCTGCCTGGATCAGCCCTCGAGTGGCCAGTACCTGCTGGGTGGTGAGGACGTGGCGATCCTCAATGACGACGACCTCTCGAAAGCGCGCTGCCGTAACCTGGGCTTCATTTTCCAGAGCTACAATCTGATCCAGCAGCTCACCGTCGTGGAGAACATCGAAGTGCCCCTCTACTACAAGGGGGTGCAGGAACAGGAAAGCCGGGCGATTGCGGAAAAACTCGCCGGACAGGTGGGCCTGGCGCACCGTCTGCATCACAAGCCAAATGAACTGAGCGGCGGCCAGCAGCAGCGCGTGGCCATTGCCCGGGCGCTGGCCAATGATCCTCTGATGATCCTCGCCGACGAAGCGACCGGCAACCTCGACTCCAAGTCCGGCAAAGAGATTCTCGACATCTTCGACGACCTCAACTGTGCAGGGAAGACCATGGTCTTCGTCACGCACGATGAGCGCATGGTGCAGCGCTGCACGCGCGTGATTCGTCTGAAGGACGGTCTGGTGGAGAAGGACGAACCCGGGGCTGCAGCAGCCCGCCTGATCGCTTCCGGTGGAAAGCAGGGCACCTCCGTGGTGACCAAGTTCCCCGTCTCCGAGGCCGCACCAGGAGAAGAACACATGCACCTGCCCGCCCCGGCCCTCGCCACCTGA
- a CDS encoding ABC transporter permease, translating to MWRSIVLGSKSIWLHKLRSMLTALGVVFGVASVVAMLAIGEGASHEAQEQIRKLGSQNVILESVKPPDNQGPGQQTRSMVLEYGLTTRDINQIRQTIPGISIVVPSRMISENLWNESYNLDASILGVLSIYPEMRNRKLSLGRFFTEVEYNDRIPVCVLNQTAAAKLFPLATPVGKSVRVRGFYYRVVGVIEDESMRSTGDDGAPKSGGTKSNSVGQMLIPFSTLMDHYGDTFFRFRSGSFEAEKVEFHEAIVRVDDVNAVMTRAEAIRHVLARNHPREDYRVTVPIELLRQAERTKRIFSIVLGSIAAISLLVGGIGIMNIMLASVTERTREIGIRRALGARQTDIVLQFLIETVLLAGAGGVIGVVLGLGIPIAISHFAGVTTVIKAWAPTLAFSISVFTGIAFGIYPAMRAAKMNPVEALRHE from the coding sequence ATGTGGAGATCCATCGTACTGGGTTCGAAGAGCATCTGGCTGCACAAGCTGCGGTCCATGCTCACGGCTCTGGGAGTGGTGTTTGGCGTGGCCTCCGTGGTCGCGATGCTGGCGATTGGTGAGGGCGCGAGTCACGAAGCCCAGGAGCAGATTCGCAAATTGGGCTCCCAGAACGTGATTCTGGAAAGCGTGAAGCCGCCGGACAACCAGGGTCCGGGTCAGCAGACACGCAGCATGGTCCTCGAATACGGCCTGACCACGCGCGACATCAATCAGATCCGACAGACCATTCCCGGCATCTCCATCGTGGTGCCGAGCCGCATGATCAGCGAGAACCTCTGGAACGAGAGCTACAATCTGGATGCTTCCATCCTGGGTGTGCTCTCCATCTATCCCGAAATGCGCAATCGCAAACTCAGCCTGGGTCGATTCTTCACCGAGGTGGAATACAATGACCGCATCCCGGTGTGCGTGCTGAATCAAACCGCTGCGGCGAAGCTCTTCCCTCTGGCCACCCCAGTGGGCAAGTCTGTGCGTGTACGCGGCTTTTACTACCGTGTCGTCGGCGTGATCGAGGATGAAAGCATGCGCTCCACCGGAGATGATGGAGCGCCCAAGAGCGGCGGCACCAAGAGCAACAGCGTCGGTCAGATGCTCATCCCCTTCAGCACACTGATGGATCACTATGGCGACACCTTCTTCCGTTTCCGCAGCGGCAGCTTCGAAGCGGAGAAGGTCGAGTTTCACGAAGCCATCGTGCGTGTCGATGATGTGAATGCAGTGATGACCCGCGCGGAAGCCATCCGCCACGTGCTCGCACGCAATCATCCACGCGAAGACTATCGTGTGACCGTGCCGATTGAACTGCTGCGCCAGGCAGAGCGCACGAAGCGTATTTTCAGCATCGTGCTCGGAAGCATCGCCGCAATCTCACTGCTGGTGGGCGGTATCGGCATCATGAACATCATGCTCGCCAGCGTGACGGAGCGTACTCGCGAAATTGGAATCCGCCGTGCGCTTGGCGCACGCCAGACGGACATCGTGTTGCAGTTCCTGATCGAGACCGTCCTGCTCGCTGGCGCGGGTGGCGTGATCGGCGTGGTGCTGGGACTTGGCATCCCAATCGCCATCAGTCATTTCGCCGGAGTCACCACTGTGATCAAAGCCTGGGCTCCCACCCTCGCCTTCTCCATCTCCGTCTTCACCGGCATCGCCTTCGGCATCTATCCCGCCATGCGCGCGGCGAAGATGAATCCGGTGGAAGCACTGAGGCACGAGTAA
- a CDS encoding RNA polymerase sigma factor, translating to MDTESPERSAERTLAQWTSLLAEGDDEAWRWFHARYYLTLLRYAVHRSGDAAAASEIVQQAYLRIARHAKPFTSDEAFSNWLSCLVRCAAVDHTRHKARRHLLAERFAHWRASQDGPDTAWHASMNGEAALAEEALAQLPAEDAELLRKKYCHGSTTEELASELGATPKAIERRLARLRARLMDIILRIR from the coding sequence ATGGACACCGAAAGCCCCGAGCGGTCTGCCGAACGCACGCTGGCCCAGTGGACCAGCCTTCTCGCAGAGGGGGATGATGAAGCGTGGCGCTGGTTTCATGCGCGCTACTACCTCACGCTGCTTCGCTATGCAGTACATCGCTCGGGTGATGCTGCTGCCGCGAGTGAAATCGTGCAGCAGGCTTATCTTCGCATCGCCCGTCATGCGAAGCCCTTCACCAGTGATGAAGCCTTCTCCAACTGGCTCTCCTGCCTGGTGCGTTGTGCGGCGGTCGACCACACGAGGCACAAGGCACGCCGCCATCTTCTCGCGGAACGCTTTGCCCACTGGCGGGCCTCGCAAGATGGACCTGACACGGCGTGGCATGCTTCCATGAATGGGGAAGCTGCGCTTGCTGAGGAGGCGCTTGCCCAATTACCTGCTGAGGATGCCGAATTGCTCCGCAAGAAATATTGCCATGGCAGTACCACGGAGGAGCTTGCCTCTGAACTTGGCGCCACACCCAAAGCCATCGAGCGACGCCTCGCCCGTTTGCGAGCACGTTTGATGGACATCATCCTTCGCATCCGATGA
- a CDS encoding ROK family transcriptional regulator, whose translation MLGLKVQDNADFGAEIIRKVRDYESLSRVELARVLGVAASTIGRHVDSLVAGGYFTETVEPTKEAGRPPTKLRPNPARGCFLGLDFYADTAFATAVDFAQRPIARRKVSLKGTLGADAVVQQIIDTLTDLQRETQLNLLSVGLAVPGRVDTRNGVGIRYVHVPGWDNVPIVEHVSRAMKVPVFIENNIRTMALAERWFGEGQGCQELICLGVRYGVAAGVIRGGQLATGHQELGGEIRGWNCPVFDAKAEKWEWRPGATVEKASSVGGAAARYAELKGSSEATLDEFLRAVEGGEEAALLALREVAAVHGWVVSQMTQLIDPEIVVLAGPLTTLGTTYLEPVQNVALQFESDYHPGTPIRISELGEFAGAVGAAALALEKWRPQDLG comes from the coding sequence ATGTTGGGACTTAAAGTGCAGGACAACGCCGATTTCGGCGCCGAGATCATCCGGAAGGTGAGAGACTACGAAAGCCTCTCCCGGGTCGAGCTTGCCCGCGTACTCGGGGTGGCCGCGTCCACCATCGGCAGGCATGTCGATTCACTGGTGGCTGGTGGCTATTTCACGGAAACCGTCGAACCGACCAAGGAGGCAGGGCGCCCTCCGACGAAACTGAGACCCAACCCGGCTCGTGGCTGTTTCCTGGGTTTGGACTTCTACGCGGACACTGCCTTTGCCACGGCGGTGGACTTCGCCCAGCGCCCCATTGCGCGGCGCAAGGTATCCCTGAAGGGAACTCTGGGTGCGGACGCCGTGGTGCAGCAGATCATTGATACTCTCACCGACCTGCAGAGGGAGACGCAGCTCAACCTGCTCTCCGTGGGGCTGGCGGTGCCGGGCCGGGTGGACACCCGCAATGGCGTGGGCATCCGCTATGTGCATGTCCCCGGGTGGGACAATGTGCCCATCGTCGAGCACGTCAGCAGGGCGATGAAAGTGCCTGTCTTCATTGAGAACAACATCCGCACCATGGCACTGGCCGAGCGGTGGTTCGGTGAAGGTCAGGGCTGTCAGGAACTCATCTGCCTGGGCGTGCGCTACGGCGTGGCTGCAGGGGTGATTCGTGGAGGCCAGCTCGCCACCGGACATCAGGAACTCGGTGGTGAAATCCGCGGATGGAACTGTCCCGTGTTCGATGCCAAGGCAGAGAAGTGGGAATGGCGCCCTGGCGCTACGGTGGAAAAGGCTTCTTCAGTTGGAGGCGCCGCTGCCCGCTATGCTGAGCTCAAGGGCTCCAGCGAAGCCACGCTCGATGAATTCCTCCGTGCGGTGGAAGGCGGAGAAGAGGCAGCGCTTCTGGCGCTTCGTGAAGTGGCTGCGGTCCATGGCTGGGTGGTTTCCCAGATGACACAGCTTATCGATCCGGAAATCGTCGTGCTCGCTGGTCCTCTGACGACCTTGGGCACCACTTACCTGGAACCGGTGCAGAATGTCGCTCTTCAATTCGAGAGCGACTATCATCCCGGTACTCCCATTCGCATCTCCGAGCTAGGTGAGTTCGCCGGTGCCGTGGGCGCTGCCGCACTCGCCCTGGAGAAGTGGCGGCCGCAGGATCTGGGGTGA
- a CDS encoding MFS transporter, with translation MKHRLETPWYHGVTRYQWLVLIIASAGWVFDAFEGQIYNITRGDMLPDLLKVPSDSPEVKAWGERFLGIFLIGGTLGGWLFSSLADKWGRKPVMALTILFYSIFTGLTAMATDLWQVGVLRFLVAMGVGGEWAVGAALVAEVFPSKARARAGGIFHASSVIGAWLAAATGLAVGEHWRIAYLIGVVPALLVLWVRVSVKEPDSWLHARETRSDKLGSFSDLLGDSRWRSRAIFGALLAMVGLATFWGVVVAAQNLAEELLKSQGVDPKEAASQGKIAYGFVLTAGAAVGMVCFGPLSMRFGRRATFAMMHICALVMTVIICWVPSAVGSYGLLLCLLPVFGFFGLGIHAGYAVYFPELFPTHLRATGSGFCFNTGRILAAPVLIWLSAWLKQELELHLAITLLAGFFLLGLVFLCFLPETKNKELPD, from the coding sequence ATGAAGCACCGACTGGAGACGCCCTGGTACCACGGAGTGACCCGGTACCAGTGGCTGGTGCTCATCATCGCCTCTGCAGGCTGGGTCTTCGATGCGTTCGAAGGGCAGATCTACAACATCACTCGCGGCGACATGCTGCCGGATCTGCTCAAGGTGCCGTCCGACTCGCCCGAGGTGAAGGCATGGGGCGAGAGGTTTCTCGGCATCTTCCTCATCGGCGGCACCCTCGGAGGCTGGCTCTTCAGCTCGCTGGCGGACAAGTGGGGGCGGAAGCCCGTGATGGCCCTCACCATCCTATTCTATTCCATCTTCACGGGCCTCACTGCGATGGCCACGGACTTGTGGCAGGTGGGAGTGCTTCGTTTCCTGGTGGCCATGGGCGTCGGCGGGGAGTGGGCTGTGGGCGCGGCATTGGTTGCAGAGGTGTTCCCCTCGAAGGCCCGCGCCCGTGCCGGAGGCATCTTTCATGCGTCCAGCGTTATCGGTGCCTGGCTGGCGGCGGCCACGGGGCTGGCGGTGGGGGAGCATTGGCGTATTGCCTACCTCATCGGGGTCGTGCCGGCGTTGCTGGTACTTTGGGTGCGGGTGAGCGTGAAGGAGCCGGACTCCTGGTTGCATGCCAGAGAGACCAGGTCGGACAAGCTTGGCAGCTTTTCGGATCTGTTGGGAGATTCCCGCTGGCGCTCACGAGCGATCTTCGGCGCTTTGCTGGCCATGGTGGGCCTGGCAACTTTCTGGGGCGTGGTAGTCGCCGCGCAGAATCTCGCGGAGGAACTTCTCAAGAGCCAGGGCGTGGATCCCAAGGAGGCGGCCAGCCAGGGCAAAATAGCCTATGGCTTTGTGCTGACGGCGGGAGCTGCTGTGGGCATGGTCTGCTTTGGGCCGCTCAGCATGCGGTTTGGTCGTCGTGCAACTTTCGCGATGATGCACATCTGCGCGCTCGTCATGACCGTAATTATTTGCTGGGTGCCCTCCGCCGTGGGGAGCTATGGGCTGCTGCTGTGCCTGCTGCCCGTCTTCGGTTTCTTCGGCCTGGGCATCCACGCGGGATACGCCGTGTACTTTCCTGAATTGTTCCCCACGCACCTCCGCGCCACCGGCTCGGGGTTCTGCTTTAACACGGGCCGGATCCTTGCCGCACCCGTGCTTATCTGGCTCTCCGCGTGGCTGAAACAAGAACTGGAGCTGCATCTGGCAATCACGCTGCTGGCGGGATTTTTCTTGCTGGGGCTTGTGTTCCTGTGTTTTCTACCCGAGACGAAGAATAAGGAACTACCCGATTAA
- a CDS encoding Gfo/Idh/MocA family protein, protein MSKKLFFGLAGFGAWGRMHAQSITSCPDAELKAIVAPSDVTRAEARSLYPNATIHADVSSMLAAGHLDIVDIVTPSHTHLQACREALEAGCHVLLEKPMALSVRDCRTLTELASSKQRMLAIGHELRLSSQWGEVKRRIEQGVIGTPRYVLVELSRKPYRLGASGWRYDGARVGSWVLEEPIHFFDLARWYLSGEGDPVTVYGAGNSIDSSRPHLHDNFSAIMKYESGAYAVISQTLAAFEHHQTVKVAGTKGAIWAAWSGAMDRTMDPSFSLRVFDGKEIEEVKMTQKSGEVFELREEIAMCVRCVREGSAPAATGMDGLWSTALCLAAEQSIETGKTVHLQEFLKA, encoded by the coding sequence ATGAGCAAGAAACTTTTTTTCGGTTTGGCAGGATTTGGTGCTTGGGGGCGCATGCATGCCCAGTCCATCACCTCTTGTCCCGATGCCGAACTGAAAGCGATCGTTGCCCCCTCAGATGTCACTCGCGCTGAAGCACGTAGCCTATATCCCAATGCCACGATCCATGCTGATGTCAGCTCCATGCTGGCGGCTGGTCACCTCGACATCGTGGACATAGTTACGCCCAGCCACACACACTTGCAAGCGTGCCGTGAGGCTCTGGAGGCAGGGTGCCACGTCCTTCTGGAAAAACCCATGGCCTTGAGCGTGAGGGACTGTCGCACATTGACCGAGCTCGCGTCGAGCAAACAACGCATGCTGGCCATCGGTCATGAGTTACGTCTTTCGTCCCAGTGGGGCGAGGTGAAGCGCCGCATCGAGCAGGGCGTCATCGGCACCCCGCGTTATGTATTAGTGGAACTATCGAGAAAACCCTATCGGCTAGGTGCAAGCGGTTGGCGCTATGACGGAGCACGCGTGGGGAGCTGGGTACTGGAGGAGCCGATTCACTTCTTTGACCTCGCCCGCTGGTATCTCAGTGGGGAAGGGGATCCCGTTACCGTGTATGGTGCCGGAAATTCCATCGACTCCTCCCGTCCTCACTTGCACGACAATTTCAGCGCCATCATGAAGTACGAAAGCGGTGCGTATGCGGTGATTTCCCAGACACTGGCGGCCTTCGAGCACCATCAGACTGTGAAGGTGGCGGGAACGAAGGGAGCCATCTGGGCGGCGTGGAGTGGCGCCATGGATCGCACCATGGATCCCAGTTTCTCACTCCGCGTATTTGACGGAAAAGAAATCGAGGAGGTGAAGATGACGCAGAAATCCGGCGAAGTCTTCGAGCTTCGCGAAGAGATCGCCATGTGCGTGCGCTGCGTTCGTGAGGGCTCAGCACCTGCCGCCACGGGAATGGATGGCCTGTGGAGCACCGCCTTGTGCCTCGCTGCGGAGCAATCGATTGAAACTGGCAAGACGGTGCATCTTCAGGAGTTTCTCAAGGCATGA